CCTGCGTGAACCGCGCCAGCACCTGCGGAATCGCCGGATAGACGATGTCGTGGGGCACGCCCAGCGCGATCTGCCCCTCGAAGGCATGATCCGTCATCCGCGCATAAACCTCGTCGTTCAGCGCCAGCATCCGCCGGGCATAGGACAACAGCTGATCGCCCGTGGGCGTCAACGCCACCCCCCGCCCCGTCCGGTCCAGAAGCGCCAGCCCGAGGTTCTCCTCCAGCCGCTTGAGCTGCATGGATACCGCCGATTGCGTCAGGTTCAGCATCCCCGCCGCCTTGGTCACGCCGCCGGATTCCGCCACGGACACGAAAGAGCGCAGGGCCGTCAGGTCGAGATTACGGGGCATCCATCACATTCCTTGAACTAAGCTATCACAATCATTCGTTTCAAAAATCTATCATGCTGCGCCATATACATCAACGTACTCGATACAAGGCGCTCCACCCATACGATTCCGGAAAGGAAAGACCCATGCCCGCACACACCCTCTCCCGCCCGATCCGCGGCCAGGCCGCCCTGCCGTCGCTGTCCCGCCGGGCCCTGTCCGCGCTTGTCGGGCTGTGGCGCACGCGGCGGGCGCTGCGCGATCTCGACGACCGGATGCTGCGCGACATCGGCGTCTCCCGCAGCGAGGCCCTGACCGAAGCCCGGCGCCCGATCTGGGACGTGCCCACCGGCTGGCGCCGCTGATCCGGCAAAAACCTGCGCGAAAAACACGCATTTTTTCCCAGCCCGTGTAAAAATTGAGAAAATCGCAGGCCACCCGGGGCCGATTGTCCCGGGTGAACCCTTGAAAATGCGCCCTCCTTGGCCAATATTTAGCCCAACCGGGCCGCGCCATCGGTCCGTTCTTTTTCAAGGAGGGTTCTATGGCACAATATGACACGATCCGCACGGCCGGCGCAGGCGTGCGCACCGCGCAGATCGATGAGGGCCTGCGCGCCCATTTCAACAAGGTCTACGGCCTGATGTCCGTCGCCATGGTGCTCACCGGCGCCGTGGCCTGGGCGGTCGGCACGAACGAAGCCATGCTCGCCGCGATCTTCGCAACCCCGATGAAGTGGGTCGTGATGTTCGCGCCGCTCATCATGGTCTTCGCCTTCTCGGCCATGATCAACAAGATGTCCGCCGCCGCGGCCCAGGTGTTCTTCTACACCTTCGCGGCCGCCATGGGCCTGTCGATCAGCTTCATCTTCGCGGTCTATACCGGCGTCTCCATCGCCTCGACCTTCCTCGTGACCGCGATCGCCTTCGCATCGCTCAGCCTCTTCGGCTACACCACGAAGAAGGATCTCAGCAGCTGGGGCCGCTTCCTGTTCATGGGCGTGATCGGCCTGATCGTGGCTTCGATCATCAACCTCTTCCTCGGCTCCCCGGCGATCGCCTTCGCCGTGTCCAGCCTCGGGGTGCTGATCTTTGCCGCCCTGACCGCCTACGACACGCAGCGCATCAAGACCGAATATATCGAGCATGCGCAGTACGGCGACCAGGAATGGCTGAACAAGTCCGCCATCATGGGCGCGCTCAGCCTCTACATCAACTTCATCAACCTGTTCATGTTCCTGCTGCAGTTCCTCGGCAATCGCGAGTAACGCCAGCGACAGGCAGACACAGGAAAGCCGGCCCTCGGGCCGGCTTTTTCGTTGCGCACGCCAACCGGCTCAGAGGCAGCTCAACGCCGCCGCATAGCGCGCCCCGCTCTGCCAGACCGGCCCCGTGGCGCTGCACAGGGTCACCGAGGGTGCCAGCGACTTGAACGCTTCCGACAGATCGAAGGCCGCCGCCCCGTCCGTCACCGTGCCGACGAGGAAGTCCTGCCCGTCATAGCGCACCTGGGCCACGTCCAGAATCTCTCCGCTGACCTTCATCGCCACGCCGGGCGCGGCGCTGCCCGCCTCCATCGCCCGCGCCGCCGCCAGATCGGACGAGACCGGCATGCCGTCGCCCGAACTGAACGCGTAGCGCGGCGCCGGTTCCACGTAATCGGCAATCGCCGCCTGCTCCGCCCGCTTGGCCGCGATTGCCGTGCTGGTGGCCCCGACCGGGTGCTTGTCGAACGCCTCCGGCGGCGGTGGCGCGCAGGCCGCGAGCAGCCCGGCAACGGGCAAGGCGAGACAGGGATAGATGCGGCGCATGACGGGCCCTCCGGGTTGAAACCGCACCAAAGCACCATGCAAAAACGGCAGCCCCAAGGCGCAGCCATGGCAAAACCTCACGGATCGCGCCGCATCTGCACCGCCGGAACCCCGATCTTCGTCAGGCCAGGCGGCACCGACAGGCCACGCACCGCCCGCGGGCCCAACGCCGCGTAGAACGGCACCGCCATCAGGGTCGAGACCGCCTCGCTCCGCGCGATCCGCGCCATGGCAATCACGCGCTGCCTGCCCCCCCCCCCCCCCCGAAAATGCGAAAGCCGCGCTCGGGGCGCGGCTTGTCGGGTCGGATCGCAAGGGCGGGCAGATTACTTGATCTTGCCTTCCTTGTATTCCACGTGCTTGCGCGCGACCGGGTCGTATTTCCGCACGACCATCTTCTCGGTCATGGTGCGGGCGTTCTTCTTGGTCACGTAGAAATGGCCGGTATCCGCTGTCGAGTTGAGGCGGATCTTGATGGTGGTCGGCTTCGCCATGTCGCGGTCTCCTGGCAGAATGGGCGGGCGAGAGTCGTCCCACGACCCCCGAACAGATTGAACCCCGGCTTTTACCGGCACCCGCGCGGCTGTCAACCGCGATTCGACACCGATCCCGCCGCGCGCCGGTGCCTATCCAGCCCGGGACCGCATATGGGCCACGCGCCGCGCAGCCGTGATTTCGCGCAGCGCCACCAGAACCGCCGACTTGCGCGCCGGACCCGTGCCGGTCTCGCCCAGGGGCAAGGGGCTCAGCACCGCCTCCCAGAACTGGGCACTGCCCGGATCGGGCATCCGCGAGATCTGGATGGTCAATTCGCGCAGCTCGGTCACCGCCATCTCCAGCGCGCCCAGCGCCAGGGGCCGGCTCTCCTTCGGCCACAGGGAGGTCCAGCGCGCCCCGCGCAGATCGTCGCCGCCGGGGAACGCCTCCGCGCCGGACACCGCCAGGATGGTGCCGTTGTCACTGATCAGAAGCAGGCTCTGCCCCAGCTTGGCGGCCATCACATCCAGCAGGCCGTGCACGAAGCTAAGATGGATGGATTCGCTCTTGGTCGAGGTCGCAGGATCCAGCGCAAACAGGCCCGAACGCGGACCAAAATTGCCGGGGATGTCTTCCATTCTGTCCTCTCGGGCTGCTGGACAGGATGGAGTGTAACACAAAACTGACAGTTTGACAGTCTAAAAAAGTTTACAGTATGCGCGGAGGGGCCTGTAAGCCGGATTCTGTCCAGGGGGCGGACCCCCGTGGATGACCATTCCTCTGGGCGACCGATTGCCCGGCCGCTCTAGCTGCCAACCCGGACCTCTGGGCTGAAGCGGCCCCGCGCCTTGCGACGCGACGAGGTCCCTATTTGGCATTGCTCCCGGTGGGGCTTGCCGTGCCGGGGCTGTTACCAGCCCCGCGGTGGGCTCTTACCCCACCGTTTCACCCTGACCCGCCCTGTGGCAGGCGGTCTTTTCTCTGTGGCGCTTTCCGTCGGATCACTCCGCCCGGGCGTTACCCGGCACCGTCTCTTCGTGGAGTCCGGACTTTCCTCTCGAACCGAAACATCGGCCCAAGCGGCCATCCAGCCCCCCGCGCCCGGTGGACCTAGCCCGAGACAGGCGGCGGGTCAACGGGCCAGCGCGCGGCCAGGTCCGCCGCAAGCCCCATGTCCTCGGGCGCCAGTGGCCCCGTCGCCCCGGGCCGGAACCGCGCCCGGAAGGCCGCCAGCCGGGTCTCCGCGTCCACCTCCGCCGTCATCCCGAACCGGGCGAGGTCCGCTGCGAAACGCGCAGGATCCGGCGCCGCGCCCGCCGCCGCCCCCTCGGGCCAGATCGACAGCCCCCGCCGCGCCAGCCGCCGCCAGTCGAACCGCGGGCCGGGGTCGATCTTGCGGCCCGGGGCGAGGTCGGAATGCCCGATCACCCCTTTGCGCGGGATGCCATGTCGCGTGAGTATATCGCCCAGCAGCCCCTCCAGCGCGTCCATCAGCGGCGCGCTGAACGGGCTGGTCCCGTCATTGTCCAGCTCGATCCCGATCGATGCGGAATTCACATCCGTGCAGCCGCCCCAGGCCCCCGCCCCCGCGTGCCAGGCGCGCAGATGCTCCGGCACCAGCCGCATCACCGCCCCGTCCCGGCCGATCACGTAATGGGCCGAGACCTGCGCCCGGGGCGCGCAGAGCCAGTCCGCCGCCCCCTGCGCATCCGCCATCGCGGTGTAATGCAGCACCACCAGCCGCGGCACCGCCCCGTCCCGGCGCGGCCCGCAATTGGGCGAGCGTTGCTCGGCAATGGGGATCAGTTGCGCACCGCCATCCGGAACGGCGTGGGATCCCAGCCGCAGGCATAGCCGTCACCATCGGGGTCCAGACCGCGGCGATCCCGCTCCGGCCCGCCGCCCTCCAGGAACACCTGCTGCGCCTCGTTCGGGTTGGAATAGCGGTTGCAGTTGCTCCCTGAGCCCACCCGCAGGGTCGAGCGCGGATAGACCGCCCGCCCCACCGGATGCGACGTGGCCAGCGCGAACTCCACGATTGCCGCAAGGTCGCCCGAGGGCCGCTCCGGCAGCGCGGTGGGCTGGATCACCTGAAACATCTCGCGTTGCGCGGCGAGGCGCTGCTGGTCGGCCTCGATCGAGACCCGGTCCGATACCGCGTCGAAGTCGTTCTCATCCGAGATCCCCGCGCCCCGGCGCAGCAGATCCGGGTCCGGCGCCACCGCCGCCGCGCCCTCGGCCACCACCGGCGTGCCGTCCTCCGCGAACGCCATCGGCTGGCCGCTGACAAGGGCCGCATCCCGCGCCCGTTGCTCCGCGGTCATCACGTCGTTCGGCGGCACCGAGCTGCAGCCCGCCACAAGGACCAGCAAGCCCCCCCCAATCAAACCGGATAAACCGCGCATTTCCAAAGACCTCTGATCAGCGTTCGTGCCAGCTTACCACCAGCGGTTCGGCTTTGCCACAAAGCCCGCCGCCTGCTCCAGCGCGTAGGCCGTGTTGAGCAGGTCGCCCTCTTCCCAGGGCCGCCCGATCAGTTGCAGGCCCAGCGGCAGCCCCTGCTTGTCCAGCCCCGCGGGCACCGCGATCCCCGGCAGACCGGCCAGATTCACCGTCACCGTGAACACGTCATTGAGATACATCTGTACCGGGTCCGCCTCGGCCATCTCGCCCAGCCCGAAGGCCGCCGAGGGCGTGGCGGGCGTCAGGATCGCGTCCACGCCCGCGGCGAACACCTCGTCGAAATCCCGCTTGATCAGGGCGCGCACCTTCCGCGCCCGGTTATAATAGGCATCATAGAACCCCGCCGACAGAACGTAGGTCCCGATCATGATGCGGCGCTGCACCTCGTGCCCGAAGCCCTCGGCGCGGGTCTTCTCGTACATCTCGGTAATGCCGTCGCCCTGGGCGAGCTTGGCCCGATGCCCGAACCGCACCCCGTCATAGCGCGCCAGGTTCGACGACGCCTCGGCGGGCGCGATCACGTAATACGCGGGCAGCGCGTATTTCGTGTGCGGCAGGGTGATATCGCGCAATTCCGCGCCCGCGTCGCGCAGCATCTCGGCGCCGCGGGACCAGAGCGCCTCGATCTCCTCGGGCATCCCGTCCATGCGGTATTCCTTGGGAATGCCGATCACCTTGCCGCGAATGTCGCCGGTCAGCATCGCCTCGAAATCCGGCACCGGCAGGTCGGCAGAGGTCGAATCCTTGGGGTCGTGCCCGGCCATCGCCCCCAGCATGATCGCACAGTCGCGCACATCCTTGGTCATGGGCCCCGCCTGGTCCAGCGACGAGGCGAACGCCACGATCCCCCAGCGCGAGCAGCGGCCATAGGTGGGCTTGAGGCCCGTGATCCCGACGAAGGCCGCAGGCTGGCGGATCGACCCGCCGGTGTCGGTGCCCGTGGCCGCCAGACAAAGGTCCGCGGCCACCGCAGAGGCCGAGCCTCCGGAGGAGCCCCCCGGGGTCAGGGCCGTGTCCTCGTTGCCCCGGCGCCACGGGTTGACCGCGTTGCCATAGGTCGAGGTCTCGTTGGACGAGCCCATGGCGAACTCGTCCATGTTCAGCTTGCCCAGCATCACGGCACCGGCCGCGAAGAGCTGGCTGGTCACGGTGCTCTCGTATTCCGGCTTGAACCCGCCCAGGATCGCGGAGGCCGCTTGGGACGGCACGCCCTTGGTGCAGAAGAGATCCTTGATCCCCAGCGGGATGCCGCACATGGCGGGGGCATCTCCGGCCGCAAGCCGGGCATCCGCCGCCTCGGCCTGGGCGCGGGCCAGGTCGGGGGTGTTGTGCACGAACGCGCCCAGCGCACCCGCGCCCTCGACCTCCGCCAGGCAGGCCTCGGTCAACTCGGTGGCGGTGATCTCGCGGGCGCGCAGCTTGTCGCGGGCCGCGGCGATGGTCAGGGAAGACAGCTCCGACATGGGTCTACTCCACAACCTTGGGCACGGCGAAAAACCCCTCGCGGGCATCGGGCGCATTGGACAGGACCGCCGCCTGCTGGTCGCCATCGGTGACCACGTCTTCGCGGCGTTTCAGGCGCATGGGGGTGACCGAGGTCATCGGCTCGACATCGTCCACGTCGACCTCGTTGAGTTGCTCGATGAACCCGAGGATGTGATTGAACTCCCCCGCCAGGGCGGGCAGGGCGTCGTCTTCGACCTTGATCCGGGCGAGCTTCGCAACCCGGCGGGCGGTCTCGATATCAATGGACATGGGGGTGTGGCTCCGGTCAGCACTGTTTGGGCGGGTTTAGCCTTGGTCCGCGGGGCCTGCAAGCATGTGGCGGCGGTAGACCTCGATCATCCAGCCGAGCAGGATGCCGTTGAGGACATGCCACAGGAAATGGGTGCCCAGCGGGACCGCGGCGCAGAGCGGTTCGTCGATGGAACGGAAGGTCAGCGAGACGCAGAGAATCCCCGCCCCGATGGCCAGCCCCCGCGCGGTCCCGGGGGCGCGGCGGCGCAGCAGGATCGCATAGGCGAAGATCAGGACCGGCAGCGGCCAGTAGAAGGACGAGATGGCGAAGAAGGGGAGTGCTTCGAACACCGGGGTCAGGGCGGCGGTAAAGGGGATATAGGCCGAGGCGCCGAGGGCCGAGGCCCAGGCGCGCCAGCCCCAGAAATCCCGGTTCGCAGCGAAAATATAGACCAGGGTGAAGCCCACGATGGGGATCACATCGGCCAAGGCCGCCCAGACCTGCGCATGGGTGTGAAACAGGTAACTGCCCACCCCGATGGCCGCGAGCAACCCGCAGAGCACCCGGCCCAGGGGCAGGGATGCGGCGCCGATCCGCCGCCACATCACCCAGGCGGCGATCAGAAACGCGGCATTGGTCAGCGCATTGACCGGCTCGGCCCAATAGGACGGGTCCACCCGCTCGCAATAGCCGTCGATCTGCCGCAGCAGGCCTTCCATTCTGGTCCCTCCTTGCTAGGCTGGCAGCTAGGTGCAAGAGGGAGAGAGACCAGATGAAAATCACCTGGATGGGGCATGGCAGTTTCCGGATCGAGATCGCGGATCAGGTGCTGCTGATCGACCCGTGGATCACCGGCAACCCGGTGTTTCCGGCGGATCGGCGTGACGCGGCGCTGGCGGGGGCGACCCATATCCTGATCACCCACGGGCATGGCGACCACACCGCCGATGCCGTGGCGCTGTCGAAGGAGCTCGGCGCGCCCATCGTGGGGATCTACGACCTGATGAGCTATTGGGCCGAGACCGAGGGGGTCGAGACCGTGGGCTTCAACAAGGGCGGCACGGTCATGCTGGGCGATGTGGCGGTGACCATGGTGAACGCGGTGCATTCCTCGTCGCTCGGCACGGATCACGGGCCGATGTATGCGGGCGCCGAGGCGGGCTTCATGATCAAGGGCGAGGGCCGGACGGTCTATGTCTCGGGCGACACGGATGTGATGGCGGACATGAAGGTGTTCAACGACCTGCACCAGCCCGAGATCGGCATCCTCGCCAGCGGCGGGCATTTCACAATGGACATGGAGCGCGCGGCCTACGCGGCGCGGACCTTCTTCGATTTCAAGACGGTGATCCCGTGCCACTACAAGACCTTTCCCCTGCTGGCGCAATCGGCCCAGCCGCTGATCGACGGGCTGCCGGGCACGGATGTGCGCACGCCGGAGGTGATGGAGACGATCGAGCTGTGAGGTGGGGCCGGAAAGGTTAACGGCCGCCGGTCCGGAAGGGTCCGGCGCGCCGACAAGTTTTTTCGCAAAACCGGGCTGGATCAAGGGCTTCCAGAGATTTGTTTCGCGCGCGAAACATTACGGTTCTTGAATAGGTTACCGCATGACGGGCCGTGCCATGGGCCGTCAGGGGCGTCGCGCGGCGAAAAAATCCTTCAGCAGCGCCTCGGCTTGCGCCGCGGCGATGCCGTCGATGACCTCGGGCACATGGTGGCTCTGGGGGTGGGAGAAGACCCGCGCGCCATGGGCCACGCCGCCGGATTTGGGGTCCGCGGCACCATAGACCAGCCGGGCGATGCGCGCCGCGGCGATGGTGGCGGCGCAGATCGCACACGGCTCCAGCGTGACGTAGAGCACCGCGCCGGGCAGCCGCTCGGACCCGGCGGCGGCGCAGGCGGCGCGGATCGCCAGCACCTCGGCATGGGCGGTGGGATCCGACAGCTCGCGGGTGCGGTTGCCGGCGCGCGCCAGCACCTTCCCCGCGGGGTCGATCAGCACCGCGCCCACGGGCACCTCGCCGCGGGCGGCGGCGGCGCGGGCCTCGGCGAGGGCGATGTCCATATGGCGGGCGAAGGGCGACATGGGGAGGGTGATGCCGCGAGATCGCCCCGCTTGGCAAGGTGGAGAGGGCTTTCGCGCGGCGCCGGTCTCGGCTAAGCCCGCAGCATGGCTGACAACACCACTCCCCCCGGCGACCGGATCGCCAAGGTTCTGGCCCGCGCGGGCATCGCCTCGCGCCGGGAGGCGGAGCGCCTGATCGCCGAAGGGCGCGTGGCGGTGAACGGCAAGACCGTCGACAGCCCCGCGCTGAACGTGACGGAGGCCGACAAGATCACCTTCGACGGCACGCCCATCGCGGAACCGGAGCCGCCGCGCCTGTGGCGGTATCACAAGCCCGTGGGCCTGGTGACGACCGCGAAGGACGAGAAGGGCCGGGAGACGGTGTTCGACGCCCTGCCCGCGGACCTGCCCCGGGTGATGAGCGTCGGGCGGCTGGACCTGAATTCCGAGGGGCTGCTGCTGCTGACGAACGATGGCGAGATCAAGCGGCGGCTGGAGTTGCCCACCACGGGCTGGCTGCGGCGCTACCGGGTGCGGGTCAAGGGCGCGCCCACGGAGGACGACCTCGCCCCCCTGCGCGCGGGGATCGAGGTGGAGGGCGAGCGGTTCAAGCCGATGGAGGCGCGGCTCGACCGGCTTCAGGGGGCCAATGCCTGGCTGACCCTGGGGCTGCGCGAGGGGCGCAATCGCGAGATCCGGCGCGCCATGGGGGCGCTGGGGCTGGTGGTGAACCGGCTGATCCGCATCAGCTATGGCCCGTTCCGGCTGGGCGAGTTGAAACCGGGCGAGGTCGAGGAGATCAAGGGCCGCATCCTGCGCGAGCAATTGGGGCTGGAGAGCCCCGAGCCGCCCGTGGGCACCGCGCAGGCCAGGCCGAAACGCGGCCCAGGGCGCAAGCCCGGTGCAACGCCCGGTGGGAAGCCGACGGGAAAGCCCAGTAGGGCGCCGAATGCACGGCCGGGTGCCAAGCCGGGCGGCAAGCCAGGTGCGAAACCGGACCCCAAGCCAGGCGCGCGGGCCGGATCGGCCCGGCGCAAGGCCCCGGCGCGGCCGCGTCCGGAGCGGGGCCGTTAAGGCGGGGACAGGGCCAACACCGCCACGAGGCGGGATTGGGGCCCAAAACCTTCCCCGCGGGGAAGGTTTCACAGCGATTTCAGGGCTTTATGTTGCGCACTCCGGGAAACCTGCGCGCGGGGCGTTAACCTTTGGCCCGGGTCCGGGCAGGCGGCGGCCTGTCCGCGGCGGCCGAAATCCTGCCCGCTGGGCGAGAATCTCCCCTAGGCAGGGTTGCGGGCTAGGCGCTGGACGCGACACCGCCTATATTGAGGACAAACAGGGATCAGGGGCGAGATATGAGTGCGAGCGGGTTGCAGGTTCTGGCCTATACGCTGTTGGCGGCGCTGATCCTCTATGCCGGTCTCGGCGGGGGGTTGGGATGAGCCAGCGGTTCGGCGGCAAATACAGCCCCGGCGGGTCGGGCGACCAGACGCCGCCCGTGGCCCCGGTGGCCCATGCGCGCCGCTCCAGGGTGGGCGCGCGGGTCAATGCGCTGTTTTTCCTGCCGCTTCCTCTCGGGTTCACGGCCTTTGGCAAACCCGCGGCCGAGATGTCCTACAGCATCGGGGGGCTGGTCCTGTTGCTGGGCGCGGCCTGGATGCTGCGCGAGGGGCTTCTGGCCGAGGAGGCCTATGACGCGCGCAAGGTGGCCAAGC
The Dinoroseobacter shibae DFL 12 = DSM 16493 genome window above contains:
- a CDS encoding DUF1127 domain-containing protein — protein: MPAHTLSRPIRGQAALPSLSRRALSALVGLWRTRRALRDLDDRMLRDIGVSRSEALTEARRPIWDVPTGWRR
- a CDS encoding Bax inhibitor-1/YccA family protein, whose protein sequence is MAQYDTIRTAGAGVRTAQIDEGLRAHFNKVYGLMSVAMVLTGAVAWAVGTNEAMLAAIFATPMKWVVMFAPLIMVFAFSAMINKMSAAAAQVFFYTFAAAMGLSISFIFAVYTGVSIASTFLVTAIAFASLSLFGYTTKKDLSSWGRFLFMGVIGLIVASIINLFLGSPAIAFAVSSLGVLIFAALTAYDTQRIKTEYIEHAQYGDQEWLNKSAIMGALSLYINFINLFMFLLQFLGNRE
- the rpmG gene encoding 50S ribosomal protein L33, whose protein sequence is MAKPTTIKIRLNSTADTGHFYVTKKNARTMTEKMVVRKYDPVARKHVEYKEGKIK
- a CDS encoding PAS domain-containing protein, which codes for MEDIPGNFGPRSGLFALDPATSTKSESIHLSFVHGLLDVMAAKLGQSLLLISDNGTILAVSGAEAFPGGDDLRGARWTSLWPKESRPLALGALEMAVTELRELTIQISRMPDPGSAQFWEAVLSPLPLGETGTGPARKSAVLVALREITAARRVAHMRSRAG
- a CDS encoding N-acetylmuramoyl-L-alanine amidase, with protein sequence MPRLVVLHYTAMADAQGAADWLCAPRAQVSAHYVIGRDGAVMRLVPEHLRAWHAGAGAWGGCTDVNSASIGIELDNDGTSPFSAPLMDALEGLLGDILTRHGIPRKGVIGHSDLAPGRKIDPGPRFDWRRLARRGLSIWPEGAAAGAAPDPARFAADLARFGMTAEVDAETRLAAFRARFRPGATGPLAPEDMGLAADLAARWPVDPPPVSG
- the gatA gene encoding Asp-tRNA(Asn)/Glu-tRNA(Gln) amidotransferase subunit GatA, with product MSELSSLTIAAARDKLRAREITATELTEACLAEVEGAGALGAFVHNTPDLARAQAEAADARLAAGDAPAMCGIPLGIKDLFCTKGVPSQAASAILGGFKPEYESTVTSQLFAAGAVMLGKLNMDEFAMGSSNETSTYGNAVNPWRRGNEDTALTPGGSSGGSASAVAADLCLAATGTDTGGSIRQPAAFVGITGLKPTYGRCSRWGIVAFASSLDQAGPMTKDVRDCAIMLGAMAGHDPKDSTSADLPVPDFEAMLTGDIRGKVIGIPKEYRMDGMPEEIEALWSRGAEMLRDAGAELRDITLPHTKYALPAYYVIAPAEASSNLARYDGVRFGHRAKLAQGDGITEMYEKTRAEGFGHEVQRRIMIGTYVLSAGFYDAYYNRARKVRALIKRDFDEVFAAGVDAILTPATPSAAFGLGEMAEADPVQMYLNDVFTVTVNLAGLPGIAVPAGLDKQGLPLGLQLIGRPWEEGDLLNTAYALEQAAGFVAKPNRWW
- the gatC gene encoding Asp-tRNA(Asn)/Glu-tRNA(Gln) amidotransferase subunit GatC, whose amino-acid sequence is MSIDIETARRVAKLARIKVEDDALPALAGEFNHILGFIEQLNEVDVDDVEPMTSVTPMRLKRREDVVTDGDQQAAVLSNAPDAREGFFAVPKVVE
- a CDS encoding ceramidase domain-containing protein, translated to MEGLLRQIDGYCERVDPSYWAEPVNALTNAAFLIAAWVMWRRIGAASLPLGRVLCGLLAAIGVGSYLFHTHAQVWAALADVIPIVGFTLVYIFAANRDFWGWRAWASALGASAYIPFTAALTPVFEALPFFAISSFYWPLPVLIFAYAILLRRRAPGTARGLAIGAGILCVSLTFRSIDEPLCAAVPLGTHFLWHVLNGILLGWMIEVYRRHMLAGPADQG
- a CDS encoding metal-dependent hydrolase, with product MKITWMGHGSFRIEIADQVLLIDPWITGNPVFPADRRDAALAGATHILITHGHGDHTADAVALSKELGAPIVGIYDLMSYWAETEGVETVGFNKGGTVMLGDVAVTMVNAVHSSSLGTDHGPMYAGAEAGFMIKGEGRTVYVSGDTDVMADMKVFNDLHQPEIGILASGGHFTMDMERAAYAARTFFDFKTVIPCHYKTFPLLAQSAQPLIDGLPGTDVRTPEVMETIEL
- a CDS encoding nucleoside deaminase, with the protein product MSPFARHMDIALAEARAAAARGEVPVGAVLIDPAGKVLARAGNRTRELSDPTAHAEVLAIRAACAAAGSERLPGAVLYVTLEPCAICAATIAAARIARLVYGAADPKSGGVAHGARVFSHPQSHHVPEVIDGIAAAQAEALLKDFFAARRP
- a CDS encoding pseudouridine synthase gives rise to the protein MADNTTPPGDRIAKVLARAGIASRREAERLIAEGRVAVNGKTVDSPALNVTEADKITFDGTPIAEPEPPRLWRYHKPVGLVTTAKDEKGRETVFDALPADLPRVMSVGRLDLNSEGLLLLTNDGEIKRRLELPTTGWLRRYRVRVKGAPTEDDLAPLRAGIEVEGERFKPMEARLDRLQGANAWLTLGLREGRNREIRRAMGALGLVVNRLIRISYGPFRLGELKPGEVEEIKGRILREQLGLESPEPPVGTAQARPKRGPGRKPGATPGGKPTGKPSRAPNARPGAKPGGKPGAKPDPKPGARAGSARRKAPARPRPERGR